One Pochonia chlamydosporia 170 chromosome 5, whole genome shotgun sequence DNA segment encodes these proteins:
- a CDS encoding ubiquitin supergroup (similar to Metarhizium robertsii ARSEF 23 XP_007816460.1), with product MGCCFSRSTGPNSPYPGGAPNASARHINPPPLTLPESVQAGSQVSPGRRHRDQGPLDEHINKPLRRHVWTSTERRWTRQQLDDERADFFDTRVTGRPEIWQTIRAAVSVLQEPGGDSPDGLATAQSILSAAEISLPTGDLANGVYDSLGNYYQLPQWVVSDPSNISAPGERDEEPEISTTGEDDSANEDVDSGSLVGESERRRHEKGKQVIDGQTELKLRARLSETGKDFHICVNKSEPVRNVIRKLVCEASG from the exons ATG GGATGCTGTTTCTCTAGATCTACCGGGCCTAATTCGCCTTATCCCGGAGGTGCACCCAATGCCTCTGCTCGCCACATCAACCCCCCGCCGCTAACTCTACCAGAGAGCGTGCAAGCAGGCTCCCAAGTCTCTCCTGGTCGACGACATCGAGATCAAGGCCCTCTGGATGAGCATATCAATAAACCACTGAGGCGACACGTCTGGACATCAACGGAACGTCGATGGACGAGGCAGCAGCTGGACGATGAGCGAGCAGACTTTTTCGATACCCGAGTAACTGGGCGTCCGGAAATATGGCAAACAATTCGGGCTGCCGTATCCGTCTTGCAAGAGCCCGGTGGTGATAGTCCCGATGGACTAGCGACCGCCCAATCGATTCTATCCGCTGCCGAGATTTCATTGCCAACGGGAGATCTCGCGAATGGTGTCTACGACTCGCTCGGCAACTATTATCAGTTGCCACAATGGGTTGTTTCTGATCCCAGTAATATTTCCGCTCCCGGCGAAAGAGATGAAGAGCCCGAGATATCAACAacaggagaagatgattcCGCAAATGAAGACGTAGACTCTGGCTCACTTGTAGGGGAATCTGAAAGGCGACGGCACGAGAAAGGCAAACAAGTCATCGATGGGCAGACTGAGCTTAAGCTACGGGCCCGCCTCAGCGAGACTGGTAAAGATTTTCATATCTGCGTCAACAAGTCGGAGCCGGTGCGGAACGTGATCAGGAAGCTTGTTTGTGAAGCATCG GGCTAA
- a CDS encoding coatomer beta subunit (similar to Aspergillus terreus NIH2624 XP_001210379.1) produces the protein MSGFLENAYSLVHQADAADVPSVSDLRMQLEKGTDETKVETMKRILTIMLNGDPMPTLLMHIIRFVMPSKHKPLKKLLYFYYEICPKLDSSGKLKQEMILVCNGIRNDLQHPNEYIRGNTLRFLCKLREPELIEPLLSSARSCLEHRHAYVRKNAVFAVSSIFAHSPSLIPDASELLATFVEGETDATCKRNAFAALANINHDAALLYLSSVFDGIPNAEELLQLVELEFIRKDAVQNSQNKARYLRLIFDLLEAGASTVVYEAASSLTALTNNPVAVKAAATKFIELSIKEADNNVKLIVLDRVDQLRKNNEGVLDDLVMEVLRVLSSTDLDVRRKALDIALEMVSSKNVEEVVLLLKKELSKTVDQEYEKNSEYRSLLIHSIHQCAIKFSEVAASVVELLMDFIADFNNASAVDVINFVKEVVEKFPALRKTIVERLVATLGEVRAGKVYRGIMWIIGEYSLEEKDIRDAWKRIRASLGEIPILASEQRLLEEQDGDERPEDQVNGNSKPAAPSGSRKVLADGTYATETALTSQSSAAARLEAVKAAQKPPLRQLILDGDYYLATVLSSTLVKLVMRHSEISSDNARTNALRAEAMLIMISILRVGQSQFVKAPIDEDSVDRIMSCVRSLADFSSKKELENVWLNDTRKAFRAMVQVEEKKREAKEAYERAKSAVQVDDVVQIRQLSKRNATDGAEGIELDLERATGGEATTEDLSSKLSRVVQLTGFSDPVYAEAYVKVHQFDIVLDVLLVNQTTETLQNLSVEFATLGDLKVVERPTTQNLGPHDFHNVQCTIKVSSTDTGVIFGNVVYDGAHSTDTNVVILNDLHVDIMDYIQPATCTETQFRTMWTEFEWENKVNINSKAKSLRDFLDQLMACTNMNCLTPEASLKGDCQFLSANLYARSVFGEDALANLSIEKEGDDGPITGFVRIRSRSQGLALSLGSLKGLNKIGSST, from the exons ATGTCCGGATTTCTCGAAAATGCCTACAGCCTGGTTCACCAAGCAGACGCGGCCGACGTGCCCTCTGTGTCGGATCTGCGTATGCAGCTGGAGAAAGGCACTGATGAGACAAAAGTCGAGACCATGAAGAGAATACTCACAATCATGCTGAATGGAGATCCAATGCCGACCTTGCTCATGCATATCATCCGATTCGTCATGCCGTCGAAGCACAAACCATTGAAGAAGCTTCTATATTTCTACTATGAGATTTGCCCGAAGCTGGATTCGAGCGGCAAATTGAAGCAGGAAATGATTTTGGTTTG TAATGGTATCCGGAACGACCTTCAGCATCCCAATGAGTATATTCGAGGAAATACGCTGCGTTTTCTTTGCAAGTTGCGCGAGCCCGAGCTAATCGagcctcttctctcttcGGCACGATCCTGTCTTGAGCATCGCCACGCGTATGTCCGTAAGAATGCCGTATTTGCCGTCTCGTCGATATTTGCACATTCTCCGTCACTCATTCCTGACGCATCGGAGCTTCTCGCTACCTTTGTGGAAGGTGAAACTGATGCGACATGCAAGAGAAATGCGTTCGCTGCCCTTGCAAATATAAATCACGATGCAGCCCTCTTGTATCTAAGCTCTGTCTTTGACGGCATACCAAACGCGGAGGAATTGCTGCAACTAGTAGAGCTTGAGTTCATTCGAAAAGATGCTGTGCAGAACTCCCAGAACAAG GCTCGATATTTAAGGCTCATTTTTGACTTACTGGAGGCGGGTGCCTCGACTGTCGTATATGAGGCGGCATCCTCCTTGACGGCGTTGACGAATAACCCTGTGGCAGTCAAGGCTGCTGCGACAAAATTCATCGAACTCAGCATAAAGGAAGCTGACAATAATGTCAAGCTTATCGTTTTGGATCGTGTCGATCAGCTACGCAAGAATAATGAAGGGGTGCTGGACGATCTGGTTATGGAGGTGCTAAGAGTTCTTTCTAGCACAGACCTTGACGTCCGCAGAAAGGCTCTTGACATCGCCTTAGAAATGGTTTCTAGCAAGAACGTCGAGGAAGTCGTTCTCCTATTGAAGAAGGAGCTATCCAAAACCGTTGACCAGGAGTATGAGAAGAATTCCGAGTACCGATCTCTTCTGATTCATTCCATTCACCAATGCGCCATCAAGTTTTCAGAAGTCGCCGCCAGCGTGGTAGAATTGCTGATGGATTTCATCGCGGATTTCAACAATGCGTCGGCGGTGGACGTCATCAATTTTGTGAAAGAGGTTGTGGAAAAGTTCCCAGCGCTCCGAAAGACAATTGTCGAACGCTTGGTTGCTACACTTGGCGAGGTTCGTGCTGGTAAAGTATACAGAGGCATCATGTGGATCATTGGAGAATACTCgttggaagagaaagacaTTCGAGATGCATGGAAACGAATACGGGCCAGCTTGGGCGAGATCCCCATCCTCGCATCAGAGCAACGCCTCTTAGAAGAGCAGGATGGTGACGAGCGACCCGAGGACCAAGTCAATGGTAACTCAAAGCCGGCAGCGCCGAGTGGCTCACGGAAGGTCTTGGCCGATGGGACATATGCCACGGAAACTGCTTTAACTAGCCAATCCTCTGCAGCCGCTAGGCTCGAGGCTGTGAAAGCAGCACAGAAGCCTCCACTTCGTCAACTTATCCTGGATGGAGACTATTATCTAGCAACAGTTCTTTCGTCGACGCTTGTGAAACTGGTCATGCGGCATTCCGAAATATCCTCCGATAACGCGCGGACCAATGCACTGAGAGCAGAAGCGATGCTCATCATGATTTCAATTCTACGCGTTGGCCAATCACAGTTTGTCAAGGCTCCTATTGACGAAGATTCCGTCGACCGCATTATGTCCTGTGTGCGATCCCTTGCGGATTTTAGCTCTAAGAAGGAGCTCGAGAACGTATGGCTCAACGATACGAGGAAGGCATTCCGTGCAATGGTGCaagtggaagagaagaagcgtGAGGCTAAAGAAGCATATGAGCGAGCTAAATCAGCTGTCCAGGTCGACGACGTCGTGCAAATCCGCCAACTTTCCAAACGGAACGCTACGGATGGAGCGGAGGGAATTGAATTAGATCTGGAGAGAGCAACTGGTGGCGAAGCAACCACAGAAGACCTGTCTTCTAAACTGAGTCGCGTTGTGCAACTAACCGGCTTTTCAGACCCTGTCTACGCAGAGGCGTACGTCAAGGTGCATCAATTCGATATCGTCCTCGATGTACTCCTTGTCAATCAAACGACCGAGACGCTTCAAAACTTGTCTGTTGAATTCGCCACGTTAGGCGACTTGAAGGTTGTTGAGCGACCAACAACCCAGAATCTTGGACCCCACGATTTCCACAATGTTCAATGCACCATCAAGGTCTCATCCACGGACACGGGTGTCATATTTGGCAACGTCGTATACGATGGCGCTCACTCTACTGATACAAATGTGGTAATTCTAAACGATTTGCATGTAGACATCATGGACTATATCCAGCCAGCTACGTGCACAGAGACACAATTCCGAACAATGTGGACTGAATTCGAATGGGAGAACAAGGTCAACATCAATTCAAAAGCCAAATCATTGCGAGATTTCTTGGATCAGTTGATGGCTTGTACCAATATGAACTGCTTGACACCTGAAGCTAGCCTTAAAGGAGACTGCCAATTTTTAAGCGCAAATCTGTACGCTCGATCGGTATTCG GTGAGGATGCTCTGGCCAATCTTAGCATCGAAAAGGAGGGAGATGACGGTCCCATCACTGGATTTGTCCGCATACGAAGCAGATCTCAGGGCCTTGCTTTGAGCCTGGGTTCCCTGAAAGGATTAAACAAAATCGGATCTTCGACATAA
- a CDS encoding vesicle-mediated transporter Vid24 (similar to Metarhizium acridum CQMa 102 XP_007815430.1): MPTPSPNQPPNRPSPASQYAFSTCPDDILHSPRHDVDGHPDQALNGEAPTRFGLETQSEGLGAAESADRNRTSASPSSRDATVSPAPQSNATAVTSPEPHGIDTPLATKSQETGPDGPALQTASATFSQSAGQPSRDLGGSDSALCEEDDASCTPPSMGSEYSSIRAIPFAPSSYLRPGSRFHGTQQSERQVYDVQVEIKHVDMRESFLCGYLRIQGLTEDHPTLTTYFEGEIIGSKYSFFTQHEDWGANMKVDLSHWAKFSAFRPFHKHARKGPVAIPDVTQKENIFMRWKEHFLVPDHRVRTITGASFEGFYYICFNQLKGEVSGIYFHSKSEKFQQLELKHVPNRGCFSATEFR; this comes from the exons ATGCCGACGCCTTCTCCAAACCAACCCCCCAATCGACCGTCACCGGCCTCGCAGTATGCCTTCTCAACCTGCCCAGATGATATCTTGCATTCTCCACGCCATGACGTAGATGGTCATCCCGATCAAGCTCTTAATGGAGAAGCACCTACCCGCTTCGGGCTGGAAACACAGAGCGAAGGGCTTGGAGCAGCGGAAAGCGCCGATAGAAATCGCACGTCAgcttccccttcttcaaGAGATGCTACTGTCTCCCCAGCTCCGCAATCCAATGCGACAGCAGTAACATCTCCGGAACCTCATGGGATAGATACTCCCCTTGCAACGAAAAGCCAAGAGACAGGTCCGGACGGTCCAGCACTACAGACTGCTAGTGCCACATTCAGCCAATCTGCCGGGCAACCCTCGAGAGATCTGGGAGGATCAGACTCAGCCTTGTgtgaggaagacgatgccTCTTGCACCCCGCCGTCCATGGGCTCCGAATATTCTAGCATCCGG GCTATTCCGTTCGCACCCTCCTCTTACTTGCGCCCCGGCAGTAGATTTCACGGGACACAGCAATCAGAACGCCAGGTGTATGATGTTCAAGTGGAAATTAAACATGTTGATATGCGAGAGTCCTTTCTTTGTGGATACTTGCGCATCCAAG GCCTAACCGAAGACCACCCGACATTAACAACCTATTTTGAAGGGGAAATTATCGGATCCAAATACAGTTTTTTCACACAGCACGAAGATTGGGGAGCAAATATGAAGGTTGACCTTAGCCATTGGGCAAAGTTCAGCGCTTTTCGACCGTTTCATAAACATGCACGTAAAGGACCAGTGGCTATTCCTGACGTCACTCAGAAAGAAAACATCTTCATGCGCTGGAAGGAACATTTCCTTGTGCCTGATCACCGAGTCCGAACTATCACCGGAGCTAGCTTTGAAGGCTTTTACTACATTTGTTTCAACCAGCTCAAAGGGGAGGTTAGTGGGATTTATTTTCATTCGAAGAGCGAAAA ATTCCAGCAGCTGGAGTTGAAACATGTCCCTAATCGAGGGTGTTTCAGCGCAACGGAGTTCCGGTAA
- a CDS encoding tRNA guanosine-2'-O-methyltransferase TRM11 (similar to Verticillium alfalfae VaMs.102 XP_003009734.1), with product MDFIIKFAQAHETFRVAEIQALAVIEGIELEILEYNNESPLCLVKLRTEKDAEKLIRRSILAQSVHELWGMGQTLDLLHQSVKNQTSKRWRDYKTTSFKFTIDSYQGAHSNQERLSIINTFDYLPFEGPIRMSQPEETFTVFELWPFNSVPLGIETPDMLYLGRLVGKSSRETVLKFDLKKRGYISTTSMDSELALITANIALAGPGKLFYDPFVGTGSFPIACACFGAMGWGSDIDGRSIRGEGGAKSLRGNFKQYKLDSQLGDVFAADLTNTPIKTDRRIWDGIVCDPPYGVREGLRVLGLRDPQKSPWLIEQGKKDAASPDFVPPKKPYSFLAMLDDILAFAAATLVDRGRLSFWMPTANDEDQEIPVPTHPSLELVVICVQKFNKWSRRLITYSRLPDEMVSAEALTKYENRVVRRTTGTTVDDLNPFRRGYFKKFDLERQQN from the exons ATGGATTTCATCATAAAATTCGCACAGGCCCACGAAACATTCCGTGTGGCAGAAATTCAAGCACTTGCAGTAATAGAAGGCATCGAACTTGAAATTCTGGAGTACAATAACGAG TCTCCATTGTGTCTTGTAAAGCTGCGCACTGAGAAGGATGCCGAGAAACTCATCAGAAGGTCCATACTCGCTCAGTCTGTTCATGAGCTCTGGGGCATGGGGCAGACACTTGATCTCCTACACCAGTCCGTAAAAAACCAAACTAGCAAACGATGGAGGGACTACAAAACAACGTCATTCAAGTTCACCATCGATTCGTATCAGGGAGCACATTCGAACCAAGAGAGGCtatccatcatcaacacgTTTGACTACCTACCGTTTGAGGGACCGATTCGCATGTCACAACCTGAAGAAACATTCACAGTGTTTGAGCTCTGGCCGTTCAATAGCGTTCCACTCGGAATAGAGACACCAGATATGCTGTATCTAGGCCGCCTCGTTGGCAAGTCGTCTCGAGAAACCGTTCTCAAGTTCGACCTCAAGAAGCGAGGATATATTTCAACGACGAGCATGGACTCTGAGCTTGCACTGATAACTGCAAATATTGCTCTCGCAGGCCCCGGAAAACTTTTCTACGACCCGTTTGTTGGCACGGGTTCATTTCCAATCGCAtgtgcttgctttggtgCGATGGGATGGGGAAGTGATATAGACGGCAGGAGCATTCGTGGCGAAGGGGGGGCCAAAAGCTTGCGAGGCAATTTCAAGCAATACAAACTTGATTCACAGTTGGGCGATGTTTTCGCGGCTGACTTGACAAATACACCAATCAAGACAGACCGAAGAATATGGGATGGAATAGTCTGTGATCCGCCGTACGGCGTCCGGGAGGGATTGAGAGTACTTGGTCTTAGGGATCCCCAAAAGTCACCATGGCTCATCGAACAGGGTAAAAAGGATGCTGC TTCCCCTGATTTTGTTCCACCAAAGAAGCCATATAGCTTCCTGGCCATGCTTGACGACATTCTTGCCTTCGCAGCGGCTACACTGGTAGATAGAGGTAGGCTATCGTTTTGGATGCCTACAGCAAACGATGAGGATCAGGAGATACCAGTGCCGACTCATCCGTCGCTTGAACTGGTCGTAATTTGCGTCCAGAAGTTTAACAAAT GGTCGAGAAGACTCATAACCTATAGTCGACTTCCGGACGAAATGGTTTCTGCGGAAGCTCTCACGAAATATGAAAACCGAGTCGTGCGTAGAACTACTGGTACGACCGTTGATGATCTTAACCCGTTTCGGCGCGGGTACTTCAAGAAATTTGACCTCGAGAGACAGCAAAATTAG
- a CDS encoding ribonuclease P 40kDa (Rpp40) subunit domain-containing protein: protein MHLDKETFERAGIPGKPLSMRMDGTDSARWGGWLFVSVDLNTPTAPSNRKAYECLVGASQEVFTEQLTWLFCLKVGTCKTSLSPCISSKLLYQASESLQSITTRGPPTSRCFFAPRICG from the exons ATGCATCTGGACAAAGAGACATTTGAAAGAGCCGGAATCCCAGGCAAACCATTGAGCATGAGAATGGACGGCACTGATAGCGCCCGATGGGGTGGGTGGCTCT TCGTATCGGTGGATTTGAATACACCGACCGCACCTTCCAACAGAAAAGCGTACGAATGCTTGGTCGGCGCTAGTCAAGAAGTTTTCACAGAGCAGTTGACGTGGCTGTTCTGCCTCAAAGTTGGAACATGTAAGACATCCCTAAGTCCCTGCATTTCTTCTAAGCTGCTCTACCAGGCTTCAGAATCTCTACAAAGTATCACTACCCGTGGGCCCCCGACATCTCGTTGTTTCTTCGCGCCCCGTATATGTGGCTAA
- a CDS encoding ankyrin repeat-containing domain-containing protein (similar to Metarhizium robertsii ARSEF 23 XP_007816454.1) has translation MSPNPFLLAADNSPLLLPLLRENPALASKQDEHGYSLVHAAASYNHVDLLRTLISEFHVDVNLKDEDDETALFVVETLEAAKVLAEELSIDVHHRSADGLTAREKIESEGEFAAVSVYLASLETTQMESRGTAIATDSITEVMEPPPQGMTFTVGTMDAAEEVPSDVDSEFRRRIEELAQRDDFSTPTGQADLRKLVEDAISDQQLGGERSVKRKQTE, from the coding sequence ATGTCGCCAAATCCGTTCCTTTTAGCGGCGGATAACAGCCCTCTTTTGCTTCCACTGCTTCGTGAAAATCCAGCCCTGGCTTCCAAGCAAGATGAGCACGGCTATTCTCTCGTTCATGCGGCAGCTAGTTACAACCATGTCGACTTGCTACGTACACTGATTTCTGAATTTCACGTTGACGTCAATCTTaaagatgaggatgacgaaaCAGCCCTTTTTGTTGTCGAGACTCTCGAAGCGGCAAAGGTCTTGGCTGAAGAGCTGAGTATCGATGTGCACCATAGAAGTGCGGATGGCCTAACTGCTAGGGAAAAGATTGAATCTGAGGGTGAATTTGCCGCAGTTTCGGTATATCTGGCGAGTCTCGAAACAACCCAAATGGAAAGTAGGGGCACGGCCATTGCTACTGACTCCATAACAGAAGTCATGGAACCTCCACCACAAGGAATGACATTCACCGTTGGTACAATGGATGCAGCTGAAGAAGTCCCTTCAGACGTCGACTCAGAATTCCGCCGTCGCATAGAGGAGCTGGCACAACGCGATGACTTCAGTACACCGACTGGACAGGCCGACTTGCggaagctggtggaggaTGCCATTTCAGATCAACAACTAGGGGGTGAGCGAAGTGTAAAACGAAAGCAAACCGAGTAA
- a CDS encoding tRNA ligase (similar to Coccidioides immitis RS XP_001239237.1), protein MSGAPYIPQDVDHVSRMLSALELARKEKRRGGLAIKKTSFQVKGSSNGLKIDSWKLQDWDYKRPDLPTYARGLFTTPKATRQQPEIAVRGYDKFFNVNEVPETKWESITANTLPPYELTLKENGCIIFVSGLEDDTLLVCSKHSTGDRDDIQVSHASAGERRIETQLEAIGKTKADLARELRNRNVTAVAELCDDSFEEHVLAYNSDEAGLYLHGMNLNLPEFVTYPSSIVQDFANQWGFIKTGLTVMEDIQEVKKFLEEVAQTGSHGGREVEGFVIRCKKSENPATMPYHDWFFKYKFEEPYLMYRQWRECTKALIAGKTPKFKKHHKITEEYLLYARKRLAAEPSLGKLYNQNHGIIALRDDFLKFKNINGHDAAFLDDSEPIVMAEVTSDVILCPIATIGCGKTTIAVAMSHLFGWGHIQNDNISGKGRPPRFTKAVLDQLENHPVVFADRNNATKNERRQLISDVKLQNPGAKLVCLNFRHDEESVESIRRVTQARVLARGDNHQTIHAASDKGKFMGVMEGFIKRFEPCKPYTHPDDGFDAIIDLDPVVGSRQNLETAISRLRQHFPNLLINVPSAEDYDAAIETALDYRPDNHSMATTVADSKPFKKRKLEYMSVDVATDKINAVLQKAFNGAPREASRFYMQLKQTRRIQSKFHVTLMHRASMNEYPDLWRRYIQAWEAAGSSDSQLGECDLLLERIVFDDRIMAIVVRLSDDTGNWQCVNRVAHITVGTRDNAVKPKESNDLLNRWIESGANGELISDVILDEKPLLKGIIRGVLSR, encoded by the exons ATGTCAGGCGCACCGTACATACCTCAAGACGTTGATCACGTCTCTCGCATGCTCAGTGCCTTAGAATTGGCGAGGAAAGAGAAGCGACGCGGCGGTTTAGCCATCAAGAAGACCAGCTTTCAGGTCAAAGGCTCATCAAATGGGCTGAAAATTGATTCTTGGAAACTGCAGGACTGGGACTATAAGCGACCAGACCTTCCTACTTACGCCCGCGGCCTCTTCACCACTCCGAAAGCAACCAGGCAGCAGCCCGAGATAGCAGTCCGAGGCTATGATAAGTTTTTCAATGTAAACGAAGTGCCAGAGACGAAATGGGAAAGCATTACGGCGAATACCCTTCCGCCATATGAATTGACTCTCAAGGAGAATGGATGCATTATTTTTGTATCCGGGCTTGAGGACGATACTCTCCTGGTCTGCAGCAAGCATTCGACTGGTGACCGAGATGACATTCAAGTTAGCCATGCCAGTGCGGGCGAGCGACGAATAGAGACTCAACTGGAAGCTATTGGCAAAACCAAGGCAGATTTAGCAAGAGAGCTTCGGAACCGTAACGTTACCGCTGTGGCCGAGCTCTGCGATGATTCGTTTGAAGAACACGTCTTGGCATACAATTCCGACGAGGCCGGCCTGTATCTCCACGGAATGAACCTAAATCTGCCCGAGTTCGTTACCTACCCAAGCTCCATCGTCCAAGATTTTGCCAACCAGTGGGGATTCATCAAAACAGGACTGACAGTAATGGAGGATATCCAGGAAGTGAAGAAATTTTTAGAGGAAGTTGCCCAGACAGGATCCCATGGAGGCAGAGAGGTTGAAGGATTTGTCATTCGGTGCAAAAAGAGCGAAAACCCAGCCACAATGCCCTATCACGATTGGTTCTTCAAGTACAAGTTTGAGGAGCCATATTTAATGTACCGGCAATGGAGGGAATGCACCAAGGCACTCATTGCAGGCAAAACacccaagttcaagaagcaCCACAAAATTACCGAGGAATACTTGTTGTATGCTCGGAAACGCCTGGCCGCCGAGCCGAGTCTAGGAAAGCTATACAATCAAAACCATGGTATAATTGCCTTGCGAGACGATTTCCTCAAATTCAAAAACATCAATGGACATGACGCAGCCTTCTTGGACGATTCAGAGCCCATTGTTATGGCGGAGGTAACGAGCGATGTCATCTTATGCCCAATCGCCACCATAGGTTGCGGGAAGACCACAATAGCCGTTGCTATGTCGCATCTTTTCGGATGGGGCCATATACAGAATGATAATATATCCGGCAAAGGCCGGCCACCTCGATTCACCAAGGCCGTCTTGGATCAATTAGAGAATCACCCTGTTGTTTTCGCGGACCGCAATAATGCGACAAAGAATGAAAGGAGGCAGCTGATATCTGATGTGAAACTACAGAATCCAGGTGCCAAACTTGTGTGCCTCAACTTTCGTCATGACGAAGAGTCAGTAGAAAGCATTCGGAGGGTCACACAGGCACGCGTCCTAGCGCGCGGCGATAACCACCAAACAATACATGCAGCGAGCGACAAAGGAAAGTTTATGGGAGTAATGGAGGGCTTCATCAAAAGATTCGAACCATGCAAACCATATACCCATCCAGATGACGGATTTGATGCCATTATTGATCTCGACCCTGTGGTGGGCAGCCGGCAAAATCTTGAGACCGCTATAAGCCGTCTAAGACAACATTTTCCCAACCTTCTTATAAATGTCCCGTCTGCAGAGGACTATGATGCCGCGATCGAAACGGCACTTGACTACCGACCAGATAACCACAGCATGGCAACGACAGTCGCGGATAGTAAGCCTTTCAAAAAGAGAAAGTTGGAATATATGTCTGTGGATGTAGCTACCGACAAAATCAACGCCGTTTTGCAGAAAGCTTTCAATGGCGCCCCCCGAGAAGCCTCCCGATTTTATATGCAATTGAAACAAACCAGGAGAATCCAGAGCAAATTTCACGTCACATTAATGCACCGTGCAAGCATGAATGAGTATCCGGATCTCTGGAGACGGTATATTCAGGCATGGGAGGCAGCAGGTAGCTCAGACTCGCAGCTTGGAGAATGTGATCTCTTACTTGAAAGG ATTGTGTTCGATGATCGCATAATGGCCATCGTGGTGCGCCTCTCAGATGACACGGGCAATTGGCAGTGCGTGAATCGGGTTGCTCACATCACAGTCGGAACCCGTGACAATGCAGTCAAGCCAAAAGAGAGCAATGATTTGCTGAATAGATGGATCGAGTCGGGAGCTAATGGTGAGCTTATTTCAGACGTTATTCTAGACGAAAAGCCTCTGTTGAAAGGCATTATAAGAGGAGTCCTGTCTAGATAA
- a CDS encoding proteinrelated to ribosomal protein YmL11 precursor, mitochondrial (similar to Metarhizium robertsii ARSEF 23 XP_007816451.2): MVRGVVRAATPCLQLILPKHQAARAGQLRSFRSTTAAATGSYTTIDVTSPRSGKYDPVPTTKPASARPIDTRKSQLIRTYTSLLRSTPLILFFQHSNLTAVEWAAVRRELKKAVDAVPEAPQPSDQSLVDLSSQLRLQVVRTNMFDVALRIVEFHNPALYKASPSSRAKNPGQLVHDLSETAFQAIREATIPPNSAYAQLQPLMVGPIAALVLPAVSPAHLAAALSVLSPVHGMFPAPSRKKSPGYHDPICQNGLAKLMLVGGRIEGKVFDQAGVNWVGTIEGGLDGLRAQLVATLQGAGLGVTAALEGGSRNIWLALESRRVQLDGENDKPEP; encoded by the coding sequence ATGGTTCGTGGGGTAGTCAGGGCCGCGACGCCTTGTCTCCAGCTCATACTCCCCAAACATCAGGCTGCAAGAGCCGGTCAGCTACGTTCATTCCGCTCAACCACCGCTGCTGCTACGGGAAGCTATACAACTATCGATGTAACGAGCCCTCGCTCTGGAAAATATGATCCTGTACCCACAACGAAACCTGCCAGCGCAAGACCGATCGATACCAGAAAGAGTCAGCTGATTCGAACATATACGTCTTTACTGCGCTCGACACCGTTGATCCTCTTCTTTCAGCACAGTAACTTGACCGCTGTTGAATGGGCGGCCGTGCGAAGGGAGCTGAAGAAAGCTGTTGATGCAGTGCCAGAGGCCCCCCAGCCGTCCGATCAGAGCCTCGTGGACTTGTCCTCGCAACTGCGTTTACAAGTTGTGCGAACGAATATGTTCGACGTGGCATTGAGAATCGTCGAGTTCCACAACCCAGCTCTTTACAAGGCCTCACCGTCTTCTCGCGCAAAAAATCCAGGACAGCTTGTACACGACCTTTCGGAGACGGCGTTTCAGGCAATTCGGGAGGCTACTATACCCCCCAACTCAGCCTACGCGCAACTTCAGCCACTCATGGTTGGTCCTATTGCGGCGCTTGTTCTGCCAGCTGTTTCACCAGCACATCTTGCAGCTGCATTAAGTGTTTTATCGCCGGTACATGGCATGTTTCCCGCGCCGTCCAGGAAAAAGAGCCCAGGATACCACGATCCAATATGCCAGAATGGTCTCGCCAAGCTCATGTTAGTGGGTGGTCGTATTGAAGGCAAAGTTTTTGATCAGGCCGGAGTGAATTGGGTTGGGACTATTGAGGGTGGTTTGGATGGCCTACGAGCACAACTTGTCGCCACTTTGCAAGGAGCCGGCCTCGGCGTAACGGCAGCACTGGAAGGTGGCAGCCGAAATATATGGCTTGCACTGGAGAGTAGAAGGGTACAACTTGACGGCGAGAATGACAAACCTGAACCGTAA